A genomic stretch from Coffea arabica cultivar ET-39 chromosome 10c, Coffea Arabica ET-39 HiFi, whole genome shotgun sequence includes:
- the LOC113714651 gene encoding pentatricopeptide repeat-containing protein At1g03100, mitochondrial-like, translating into MLHGDMMSFRKLAYHTPRLSSALLQSLATGGLRTYEKFSGAEWSCRPSTLFREFKSTNLIEKSNCLDFQTGFTRSSLPFSTVAGTILVQARDPGKLCQELEVAIEELRLSDAWNLYKQYMHMEGFPRKSIVNVLVATLVESLDVQWLEKAYALFEQASEEHKQNLFEKETLIYLSLGLARCGLPVPSSTILRKLIEMEQFPPINAWATILAYMSQTSPGAYIAAELVLEIGYLFQDGRVDPRKKVNAPLIAMKPNTTAFSIAVAGCLLFNSARKAEQLLDMVPRIGLKVDATLLIIMAHVYENNGRTEELKKLQRQIDESYGVSDLQFLQFHNCLLSSHLKVGDLDSASQMVLEMLHRAKKAQSSFGATTSAFKMVANGNRSSSGHVSKEDLDCREPDGVEYPTLRPLLSFENFSRDRKFLKLEAEAKELLDVLVFKVQRQVQLITTEHGILQPTERLYVKLVKAFLESQRTKDLAEFLIKAEKEGSPVSADNSTLIHVIKSCISLGWLDQAHDLLDEMRLAGIRTGSSVYADLLKAYCKENRAGEVTSLLRDARKAGIQLDASCYEALIESQVLQKDTQGALCLFKEMKEAKIRRGGHQDFEMLVKGCSESGETDLMSKLLQEIKEGHKIDCGVHDWNNVIHFFCKKRLMQDAENAYKKMKSLGHSPNAQTFHSLVMGYAAIGTKYTEVTELWGQMKALAFSSKMKFDQELLDAVLYTFVRGGFFVRANEVVDMLERGNLFIDKYRYRTLFLKYHKTLYKGKAPKFQTENQMKRREAALNFKKWVGLS; encoded by the coding sequence ATGCTACATGGAGATATGATGTCTTTCCGGAAACTGGCCTACCATACTCCAAGACTATCTTCTGCATTACTTCAATCACTTGCTACTGGTGGTTTGAGGACTTATGAGAAATTTTCAGGAGCAGAATGGAGTTGCAGGCCTTCCACCCTGTTCAGGGAATTCAAATCAACCAACTTAATAGAGAAAAGCAATTGTTTGGATTTCCAGACAGGCTTTACTCGTTCTTCACTACCTTTTTCTACTGTTGCAGGAACAATTCTTGTCCAGGCTCGAGACCCAGGCAAACTGTGCCAGGAGTTAGAAGTTGCAATCGAGGAACTCAGACTAAGTGATGCTTGGAATTTATACAAGCAATACATGCATATGGAGGGATTTCCTAGGAAATCAATTGTCAATGTGCTTGTAGCTACGTTGGTAGAAAGTTTAGATGTTCAATGGCTGGAGAAGGCTTATGCATTGTTTGAACAAGCCTCAGAAGAGCACAAGCAGAACCTCTTTGAAAAGGAGACTCTAATTTATCTCTCTTTGGGACTTGCTAGATGTGGACTGCCTGTTCCTTCATCAACTATTCTGAGAAAGCTTATTGAGATGGAGCAATTTCCACCCATTAATGCTTGGGCTACAATCCTGGCATATATGTCACAGACCTCTCCTGGAGCATACATTGCAGCTGAGTTGGTTCTTGAGATTGGTTATTTATTCCAGGATGGAAGGGTGGACCCACGTAAAAAGGTCAATGCACCATTGATAGCCATGAAACCCAATACAACTGCATTTAGCATTGCTGTGGCCGGTTGTCTTCTATTCAATTCTGCTAGGAAAGCCGAGCAACTACTTGACATGGTGCCTCGGATCGGTTTAAAAGTGGATGCTACCTTGTTGATCATTATGGCTCATGTGTATGAAAATAACGGACGAACAGAAGAGCTGAAGAAGCTTCAGAGGCAAATTGACGAATCTTATGGTGTAAGTGACTTACAGTTTCTCCAGTTTCATAATTGCTTACTCTCAAGTCATCTAAAAGTCGGGGATCTAGATTCTGCATCTCAAATGGTGCTGGAAATGCTTCACAGGGCAAAGAAAGCGCAAAGTTCTTTTGGGGCAACCACTTCAGCATTCAAAATGGTAGCAAATGGTAATAGATCATCCTCTGGACATGTTTCTAAAGAGGATTTAGACTGCAGAGAACCAGATGGAGTGGAATATCCTACACTACGccctcttttgtcttttgaaaaTTTCTCTAGAGACAGGAAGTTTTTGAAACTTGAGGCAGAGGCCAAAGAATTACTTGATGTTTTGGTTTTCAAGGTACAGAGACAAGTACAATTAATAACTACTGAACATGGTATTCTCCAGCCAACAGAGAGATTGTATGTGAAATTGGTTAAGGCTTTCTTGGAATCACAGAGGACAAAAGATTTGGCAGAGTTTCTAATCAAAGCCGAGAAAGAAGGTTCTCCAGTTTCTGCAGATAATTCTACCTTAATACACGTCATAAAATCATGCATATCCCTTGGATGGTTAGACCAGGCTCATGATCTGCTTGATGAAATGCGCTTGGCAGGTATTAGAACTGGTTCTTCTGTATATGCCGACCTCCTAAAAGCATATTGTAAAGAAAATCGAGCCGGAGAGGTAACATCATTGCTTAGGGATGCCCGTAAAGCTGGAATACAGCTAGATGCAAGCTGCTATGAAGCATTGATCGAGTCACAGGTGCTCCAAAAGGATACCCAAGGGGCCCTTTGTCTGTTCAAAGAGATGAAAGAGGCTAAAATACGCAGAGGTGGTCATCAAGATTTTGAGATGCTGGTTAAAGGATGTAGTGAGAGTGGTGAAACTGATCTAATGTCAAAACTCTTGCAGGAAATTAAGGAAGGGCATAAAATTGATTGTGGAGTTCATGACTGGAATAATGTTATTCACTTTTTCTGCAAGAAGAGGCTGATGCAGGATGCTGAAAATGCatataagaaaatgaaaagcttGGGTCACTCCCCGAATGCACAAACTTTCCACTCTCTTGTAATGGGCTATGCTGCTATTGGGACAAAATATACAGAGGTTACAGAATTATGGGGTCAGATGAAGGCTCTTGCCTTTTCCAGCAAGATGAAGTTTGATCAGGAACTATTGGATGCTGTGCTTTATACATTTGTGAGGGGTGGGTTCTTCGTTCGAGCCAATGAAGTTGTTGACATGCTTGAGAGGGGAAACTTGTTCATCGACAAATATAGATACCGAACCCTGTTCCTGAAGTACCATAAAACACTATACAAGGGCAAGGCTCCAAAGTTTCAGACAGAAAACCAAATGAAAAGAAGAGAAGCAgctttgaatttcaaaaagtGGGTTGGTCTAAGTTGA